A part of Diachasmimorpha longicaudata isolate KC_UGA_2023 chromosome 11, iyDiaLong2, whole genome shotgun sequence genomic DNA contains:
- the LOC135167637 gene encoding P protein-like has protein sequence MSVCSQPSTSRQSALVQEERNYGLDAYSNGPRQSKLCRYIKLVLLTCCWAVFTLILMMKGESSLETHRILVPSNSLRIFSISEEPLSSRIYMAIEGSLLPAPGGYQRPNQSRYHLIIWFEQVVHNKENAINQRFRANVSDQWVLPLLPPYYMDLFPNQTADRLVELTRIHENYPNRILQMNLYSNSPMSFAVNIGYNLSPKHSEDGIIYGAVVLVGLYILIIFEVVHRALAAILASTMSLAILAIYNERPTMTDFVSWIDIDTILLLFSMMLIVAVVAETGLFDYLAVYAYKITEGKIWPLISTLCFFTAALSSVLDNVTTVLLMTPVTIRLCEVMELNPVPILTAMVIYSNIGGALTPVGDPPNVIIASNRDVVNAGVDFGTFVLHMSLGVLIVALVVYAQLRFIFRDVSVLGFDEPQDVQDLRHEIAIWQRTAASLSSYSKDENFVKQTLVKRVHRLLALLKRKLMTGSIGFERYTTTLEELQEKYPIRNRTLLIKSGVVLFLVILLFFLHSLPTLHLTLGWTALLGVLLLLIIADAQDLDGILARVEWSTLIFFASLFILMEALARMGLIAWIGKQTEWIILSVSEESRLAVAILLILWVSAFASAFLDNVPLTTMMVRITTNLAQNDELNLPLPPLIWALAFGACFGGNATLIGATANVVCAGVAEQHGYRFTFLQFFKVGFPIMVTSTLVVTVYLLVAHVAFNWH, from the exons ATGTCCGTCTGTTCGCAACCCTCGACATCTCG ACAGTCTGCACTCGTTCAAGAAGAAAGAAACTATGGCCTCGATGCATATTCAAACGGACCTCGGCAATCTAAACTATGTCGTTACATCAAACTAGTATTGCTTACGTGTTGTTGGGCCGTCTTCACC ttAATACTGATGATGAAAGGTGAGAGCTCCCTGGAAACGCATCGTATATTGGTGCCAAGTAATTCTCTCCGCA ttttttcaatttcggaAGAGCCTCTCAGCAGTCGTATCTACATGGCAATCGAAGGTTCTCTGCTGCCCGCACCTGGTGGCTACCAAAGACCGAATCAATCCAGGTATCACCTGATCATCTGGTTTGAACAAGTGGTCCATAATAAGGAGAATGCAATTAATCAACGATTCCGCGCAAATGTGTCTGATCAGTGGGTACTCCCTCTGCTGCCGCCCTACTACATGGACCTGTTTCCCAATCAAACGGCCGATCGACTAGTGGAGTTGACGAGAATTCATGAAAACTATCCGAATAGAATTCTCCAGATGAATCTGTACTCGAATTCCCCCATGAGTTTTGCAGTAAACATAGGCTACAACCTCTCTCCAAAACACTCTGAAGATGGCATCATCTACGGGGCAGTTGTTCTCGTAGGTCTCTACATCCTGATTATTTTTGAAGTCGTTCACAGAGCACTAGCAGCTATACTTGCCTCTACCATGTCCCTAGCTATTCTAGCGATCTACAACGAACGACCCACGATGACAGACTTCGTTTCTTGGATCGATATCGACACGATTCTCCTcctattttcaatgatgttaATCGTGGCTGTTGTCGCTGAGACTGGACTATTCGATTATCTGGCTGTCTATGCTTACAAAATAACTGAAGGCAAGATCTGGCCACTCATCAGTACCTTATGCTTCTTCACAGCAGCTCTATCCTCAGTTTTGGATAACGTTACAACAGTGCTTTTAATGACTCCAGTGACAATCAGACTGTGTGAAGTGATGGAGCTGAATCCCGTTCCAATTTTGACAGCAATGGTGATTTATTCGAATATTGGAGGTGCTCTAACACCCGTTGGAGATCCTCCCAACGTGATAATCGCGTCAAATCGTGATGTTGTAAATGCTGGAGTTGACTTTGGCACTTTTGTCCTTCACATGAGTCTCGGTGTACTCATTGTGGCATTAGTAGTTTACGCACAACTACGATTCATCTTTCGTGACGTTTCGGTGTTGGGTTTTGATGAGCCTCAGGATGTTCAGGATCTCCGTCACGAGATCGCTATCTGGCAGAGAACAGCTGCGAGTCTCTCCAGCTACAGTAAGGATGAGAATTTTGTGAAGCAGACACTTGTTAAGAGAGTTCACAGATTACTCGCGTTGCTGAAGAGGAAGTTGATGACGGGAAGTATTGGATTTGAGAGGTATACGACAACGCTGGAGGAACTCCAGGAGAAATATCCCATCAGAAATAGAACGCTTCTGATAAAATCAGGTGTTGTTCTATTTTTGgtcattcttttatttttcctgcaCAGTCTTCCAACTCTGCATTTAACATTGGGATGGACTGCTCTACTTGGAGTGCTACTGCTCCTCATTATCGCTGACGCTCAGGATCTGGATGGAATATTGGCGAGGGTTGAGTGGAGTACTTTGATCTTCTTCGCTTCGCTGTTCATTCTGATGGAG GCATTGGCACGAATGGGACTTATTGCGTGGATCGGAAAACAAACGGAATGGATCATTCTGTCTGTGTCCGAGGAATCCAGATTGGCTGttgcaattttattaattctgtGGGTATCAGCATTCGCAAGTGCTTTTCTTGATAATGTTCCTCTAACTACGATGATGGTGAGAATTACAACTAATTTAGCCCAAAATGATGAACTAAATTTGCCACTGCCGCCACTGATTTGGGCGCTAGCTTTCGGCGCTTGTTTCGGGG GAAATGCTACTTTGATTGGAGCCACTGCCAATGTCGTTTGTGCTGGGGTTGCTGAGCAACATGGATATCGCTTCACAttcctccaatttttcaa AGTGGGATTTCCAATTATGGTAACAAGTACACTAGTCGTTACCGTTTATCTACTCGTCGCCCATGTAGCTTTCAACTGGCATTGA
- the LOC135167642 gene encoding ataxin-3-like → MEEIFHEKQEGYLCGQHCLNSLLQGPYFNAVDLGCLARQLDDEEEARMAEAGIDSDDYRRFREQPSGNVDDSGYFSVQVISSALKVWGLELVPYNSREPIAIIAQNDPTQMQAYICNYKGHWFTIRKIGNQWFNLNSILSGPQLLSNTYLAMYFAQLLQEGYSIFIVIGELPECTADEILLTNPVKMIPKSGKSDVEEVKGFESKGHRLGTMEDEEAKIREAVAGLEAVRVPSSSSSSAVGGAVKQSDKPRERIIPIEIEGDDKDDNDDEDLQRALQLSLQDVDETPDKPLKLRLNLDLNKPERFYDTIGESDDDDELRRALQLSLECVTAPPTPDPEDVRWKRLRYLGLHQPNSEPSTQLNT, encoded by the exons ATGGaggaaatatttcatgaaaag CAAGAGGGATATCTGTGTGGCCAACATTGCTTGAATTCACTTCTTCAAGGCCCTTATTTCAATGCTGTAGACCTCGGGTGTCTTGCTAGGCAGCTGGACGACGAGGAGGAAGCGAGAATGGCTGAGGCGGGTATAGACAGTGACGATTATAGAAGATTCAGAGAA caaCCTTCTGGCAATGTGGACGACAGTGGATATTTTTCAGTTCAAGTGATAAGCAGTGCCCTCAAAGTCTGGGGACTGGAGCTAGTACCCTACAACAGCAGAGAACCTATAGCTATCATCGCACAGAATGATCCTAC ACAAATGCAGGCGTATATATGCAACTACAAGGGCCACTGGTTTACCATCCGTAAAATAGGAAATCAGTGGTTCAATCTCAACTCGATATTGAGTGGTCCTCAGCTTTTATCGAACACCTACTTGGCAATGTATTTCGCACAGTTGTTGCAAGAGG GATATTCAATATTCATCGTCATTGGAGAATTGCCAGAATGTACAGCTGACGAGATACTGCTGACGAATCCAGTAAAAATGATCCCGAAATCCGGAAAATCCGATGTAGAGGAGGTTAAAGGGTTTGAGTCGAAGGGTCATAGGTTGGGAACAATGGAAGACGAGGAGGCGAAAATACGAGAGGCTGTGGCAGGGCTGGAGGCAGTCAGAGTGCCATCGAGTTCGAGTTCAAGTGCAGTTGGTGGCGCAGTTAAACAATCAGACAAGCCACGAGAGAGGATAATACCGATTGAGATTGAGGGAGATGACAAGGATGATAATGACGATGAAGATCTGCAGCGAGCACTGCAACTCAGTCTTCAGGATGTTGATGAGACACCAGACAAACCCCTCAAACTACGACTCAATCTAGATTTAAACAAACCCGAGAGGTTCTACGATACGATAGGGGAGTCTGACGATGATGATGAGTTGAGGAGGGCTCTTCAGTTGAGCCTCGAGTGCGTCACAGCCCCACCTACACCAGACCCTGAGGATGTACGCTGGAAACGTCTGAGATATCTGGGACTTCATCAGCCCAACAGCGAGCCCTCAACTCAGTTGAATACTTAA
- the LOC135167638 gene encoding negative elongation factor B, which produces MSVTRNNGGTTGDGLEDLGIPGPVFLRDALTSCTDPLKAIEEFQLENGVLLPSLRPMLPLLDLHGVRRLDFHASVLEELREKLVKRINEIGAEITPDKPNGDKRLKDMLSKSFAAVRVPALRPVVMCILRNTPHIDDKYLRVLVREKELYNSADTEVKRQIWKDNQSLFGDEVSPLFSKYIIEKEQVLFDHLNLNSLFFSPSPKVRRQGEVVQKLAHMIGHSVKLYDMVLQFLRTLFLRTKNIHYCTLRAELLMALHDLEVQSIISVDPCHKFTWCLDACIREKNVDIKRSRELQGFLDSIKRGQEQVLGDLSMTLCDPYAVNFLASSAIKIALHLINGESLPRENAVLVLLLRMLALGLSAWHMIDSQDFKEPKLDSQVVTKFLPALMSLMVDDQIRQLNCKLPPDERESAIAIIEHSGPPPDACQAYSQLSGVAAVLSMYYTLHVGGGTVAGGASAAGVSAVSGSSLGLGKSRGDARGLMRVLATLPNCQAQRAFEDPFLHTLVSLLILNMADEFSNESFCTVIFDEFFLAGLGRDNVTRHLLKLLWYIYPKLPPARLHSLMKALQPTSQHNEAVHSLYEALREKVGSRTSENLSQSSQSSRMSIDGPTPPLTVGVSSVPGVSSPNIASPMRPLSSL; this is translated from the coding sequence ATGAGTGTGACAAGGAATAACGGTGGAACGACAGGTGATGGTCTTGAGGACCTCGGGATACCTGGACCGGTGTTTCTCAGAGATGCTTTAACCAGCTGTACAGATCCTCTCAAAGcaattgaagaatttcaaCTTGAGAATGGAGTGTTATTACCTTCCCTACGGCCAATGTTGCCTTTGTTAGACCTCCACGGGGTTCGACGGCTGGATTTTCACGCATCCGTCCTGGAGGAACTTCGTGAGAAGTTGGTAAAAAGGATTAACGAAATTGGAGCTGAAATAACGCCTGACAAGCCCAATGGAGATAAGAGGTTAAAGGACATGTTATCGAAGAGCTTCGCTGCTGTACGAGTGCCAGCACTTCGCCCTGTGGTCATGTGTATCCTCAGAAATACACCTCATATCGATGATAAGTACCTGAGGGTGCTCGTAAGGGAGAAGGAACTCTACAACAGTGCCGATACTGAAGTGAAACGACAAATTTGGAAGGACAATCAGAGTTTGTTTGGGGATGAAGTTTCACCTTTGTTTAGtaaatatattattgagaAGGAGCAGGTCCTCTTCGATCATCTGAACTTGAATAGTTTGTTCTTCTCGCCTTCACCTAAGGTGAGAAGACAGGGGGAAGTAGTGCAAAAACTCGCGCATATGATTGGACACAGTGTTAAGTTATACGATATGGTGCTGCAGTTTTTGAGAACTCTCTTCCTCAGGACAAAGAATATTCATTATTGCACATTGAGGGCTGAATTACTCATGGCGTTACATGACCTGGAAGTACAGAGCATTATTTCTGTTGATCCCTGTCACAAATTCACGTGGTGTCTTGATGCCTGTATACGAGAAAAGAACGTGGATATTAAGAGGTCTAGAGAGCTACAGGGATTTCTTGACAGTATAAAGAGAGGACAAGAGCAAGTGCTGGGTGATCTCAGCATGACCCTGTGCGATCCGTATGCTGTGAACTTCTTGGCTAGCAGTGCAATCAAAATAGCATTGCACTTGATAAATGGTGAATCATTACCAAGGGAAAACGCCGTACTAGTTCTCCTGCTTCGAATGTTGGCACTGGGACTATCAGCATGGCATATGATTGATTCGCAGGACTTCAAAGAGCCCAAACTCGACAGCCAAGTTGTGACTAAATTTCTTCCAGCACTGATGTCATTGATGGTAGACGATCAAATAAGACAATTGAATTGCAAACTGCCTCCTGATGAGCGTGAAAGTGCAATTGCCATAATTGAACACTCGGGACCTCCTCCAGACGCCTGTCAAGCCTACTCCCAGCTGTCAGGAGTAGCTGCAGTCCTTTCAATGTACTACACATTACATGTGGGAGGAGGTACAGTAGCAGGAGGTGCCAGTGCAGCTGGTGTATCAGCAGTTAGTGGAAGCAGTTTAGGTTTGGGAAAGTCTCGTGGTGATGCTCGTGGCCTCATGAGAGTCTTGGCAACTCTGCCAAACTGCCAGGCACAGCGTGCCTTTGAAGACCCTTTTTTGCACACTCTAGTGTCCCTCCTGATCCTCAACATGGCCGATGAATTCTCCAACGAGTCCTTCTGCACTGTTATCTTCGATGAATTCTTCCTCGCTGGACTTGGCAGGGACAACGTCACCAGGCATTTACTGAAATTACTTTGGTACATTTATCCTAAACTACCTCCAGCACGATTGCATTCGTTGATGAAAGCACTGCAACCGACGAGTCAACATAATGAGGCAGTTCACAGTCTGTACGAGGCACTTCGAGAGAAAGTGGGAAGTAGAACGTCTGAGAATCTTTCACAATCATCACAAAGCAGTAGGATGAGTATTGATGGACCAACTCCACCACTTACAGTTGGGGTTTCATCTGTACCCGGGGTGTCATCACCCAATATTGCAAGTCCCATGAGACCACTAAGttcattgtaa
- the LOC135167636 gene encoding SH3 and multiple ankyrin repeat domains protein 1-like, producing MMYKAIVFAVLVTGIAAQYEDICAPWQSAKDFRSLFKLGSSCRESPPQKRSMIIRKVCGPPSNNVAPPEALCLRTRSDISCNEAQPETVCYQTPSESCNRPSPPQTICFTTGTDPCNKQSVPQPAICFPSESDPCGSGGSQGLICFAPGSSPSCEQPPQPQQPTICLTPGDDPCRNGPVTPEQICFTAERDPCCHQAPPQQTICLPPVNVPSCNPAPPSPPVCITRVSDPCCNPQPPQSVCITSGNSGSGNGGSSQGSVCFTTAGQPGQAPQTICLPASSDSRGNEGSSQYFVLPKPSGSPGHGAPGDQRVIISESDYNRRPVMRGPIIYGNQNGPYYQVGSGQRKPVVLRRLCKPYPNEQGGSNAVVVLGGQGSQSNAYENPFNGATTSGGHIHISQVDGQSQPHYHVTPGNSRVVVHSGQGSSGFQGGSISNGLPVQRVVVVGQSGGSGDNEQPGSPRVVIGSQGSQPHYHGPSSNSRIVYQVPSGSSYGQGGSTGNGSPVPRIIVVGPSGGQSGSEVPLISSQGGQPHYHVTSSGGILPHGSNPHCHVHCPYGPPSCPCASGCHESPVQRVFVIGQPGDSGCGEQPAPQECVIVPQPPQPHCHVIPAPPAPAPSVCVSICNDPPAPEPCVIEQPSEPCYIEQPAPPTTIIVEAPSQPCNHIETSEEVCSEPIQICMRSSGRSSNVGDSLGSALGGRPYIKRLARGLINPLVRRCRQTRAQSSSSSSTDGSSKEPKTFFFDVDKPCSCMNEKPVCTSLSSSEE from the exons ATGATGTACAAAGCCATAGTTTTTGCAGTGCTCGTCACGG GCATTGCCGCTCAGTACGAGGATATATGTGCACCATGGCAATCTGCGAAAGATTTCAGATCCTTATTCAAGTTAGGTAGCTCCTGCCGTGAATCACCACCGCAGAAAAGAAGTATGATAATCCGAAAAGTTTGTGGACCCCCGAGCAATAATGTAGCACCACCGGAAGCTCTTTGCCTCAGAACTCGAAGTGACATCAGCTGTAATGAGGCACAACCTGAGACTGTGTGTTATCAAACTCCCAGTGAGTCCTGCAATAGACCATCACCGCCACAAACTATTTGCTTTACAACTGGAACTGATCCCTGCAACAAACAGTCAGTACCGCAACCAGCTATTTGCTTCCCAAGTGAGAGTGATCCCTGTGGCAGCGGAGGCTCCCAAGGACTCATATGCTTTGCACCTGGAAGTTCCCCCTCCTGTGAGCAACCACCACAACCACAACAGCCAACCATTTGTCTTACACCTGGAGATGATCCCTGTAGAAATGGACCTGTAACTCCAGAACAGATTTGTTTCACAGCTGAGAGGGACCCTTGTTGCCACCAGGCACCACCACAGCAAACAATTTGTCTCCCACCTGTAAATGTTCCATCCTGCAATCCAGCACCACCATCACCCCCTGTTTGTATTACCCGCGTAAGTGACCCCTGCTGCAATCCGCAACCACCACAATCTGTCTGTATAACATCTGGAAATAGTGGCAGCGGTAATGGAGGATCATCCCAAGGATCCGTTTGCTTCACAACTGCTGGTCAGCCTGGTCAAGCACCacaaacgatttgtcttccagcTTCGAGCGACTCCCGTGGCAACGAGGGATCATCCCAGTATTTCGTGCTTCCAAAACCTTCTGGCTCTCCCGGTCATGGCGCCCCAGGAGACCAGCGTGTAATTATTAGTGAGTCTGATTACAATAGACGACCAGTGATGAGAGGACCTATTATTTATGGAAACCAGAATGGTCCTTACTACCAAGTTGGATCAGGACAACGCAAACCTGTCGTCCTCAGGAGATTGTGCAAGCCATATCCGAACGAGCAAGGAGGATCCAACGCAGTCGTTGTCCTGGGAGGACAGG GATCGCAATCCAATGCATACGAAAATCCATTCAACGGAGCCACAACGTCTGGAGGACATATTCATATTTCACAAGTTGATGGTCAATCTCAACCCCATTACCACGTGACACCAGGAAATTCAAGAGTAGTGGTTCATTCTGGACAGG GATCGTCGGGCTTCCAGGGAGGATCCATAAGCAACGGATTACCAGTACAGAGAGTAGTAGTTGTTGGACAGTCAGGTGGCTCCGGGGATAACGAGCAACCAGGATCACCAAGAGTTGTTATTGGATCACAAGGATCTCAGCCTCATTATCACGGGCCATCATCAAATTCAAGAATAGTTTATCAGGTTCCatcag GATCATCATACGGTCAGGGTGGATCGACAGGCAATGGATCGCCAGTACCGAGAATAATAGTTGTGGGACCATCAGGTGGCCAGTCAGGGTCGGAAGTACCTCTTATCAGTTCACAAGGAGGCCAGCCCCATTACCACGTAACATCATCGGGTGGAATACTACCCCATGGATCAAACCCTCATTGTCACGTTCATTGTCCATATG ggCCACCGTCTTGTCCATGCGCATCCGGATGCCATGAGTCTCCAGTACAGAGAGTATTTGTTATCGGACAACCAGGTGATTCTGGTTGTGGTGAGCAACCAGCGCCTCAAGAATGTGTTATTGTACCACAACCACCTCAGCCCCATTGCCATGTTATTCCTGCTCCGCCGG CACCCGCGCCCAGCGTATGTGTATCCATCTGCAATGATCCTCCAGCACCGGAACCCTGTGTTATAGAACAGCCCAGTGAACCCTGCTACATTGAACAACCCGCGCCACCAACAACAATTATTGTTGAAGCACCGA GTCAACCATGCAACCATATCGAGACCTCAGAGGAAGTATGCAGTGAACCCATCCAAATCTGCATGCGGAGTTCAGGAAGGTCATCCAACGTCGGGGATT catTAGGTTCAGCTCTCGGTGGCCGTCCCTACATCAAGAGATTGGCAAGGGGTCTTATCAACCCACTAGTAAGACGATGCAGACAAACTCGAGCACAATCATCATCCT CATCTTCGACTGACGGGTCTTCCAAGGAgccaaaaacatttttcttcgATGTCGACAAGCCCTGCAGTTGTATGAATGAGAAACCAGTCTGTACATCACTGTCAAGTTCTGAGGAGTGA
- the LOC135167643 gene encoding serine protease inhibitor I/II-like: MFFKAIVLAVVVTTIVAVERDPANSPCTPGTQFNYFCNTCACGPDGEGASCTRQACYPGLFNEDGTMNTIESTTVKTEDLPALPDDMSCTAGQTYKKDCNTCRCVKNNVPVCTLMACPDESEE; this comes from the exons atgtttttcaaagcCATTGTTCTTGCTGTCGTAGTCACGA cTATTGTTGCTGTTGAGCGCGATCCGGCAAACTCACCCTGCACCCCCGGAACCCAATTCAACTATTTTTGCAACACGTGCGCGTGCGGGCCTGATGGAGAAGGAGCCAGTTGTACAAGACAGGCTTGTTATCCCGGGCTTTTTAACGAGGATGGAACAATGAACACAATTGAATCGACCACAGTCAAGACTGAAGATCTTCCTGCAC taccagaTGATATGTCCTGCACTGCTGGACAAACGTACAAAAAAGACTGCAACACTTGTCGGTgcgttaaaaataatgttccagTTTGTACTTTGATGGCTTGTCCAGATGAATCAGAGGAATAA